A genomic segment from Streptomyces sp. NBC_00654 encodes:
- a CDS encoding multifunctional oxoglutarate decarboxylase/oxoglutarate dehydrogenase thiamine pyrophosphate-binding subunit/dihydrolipoyllysine-residue succinyltransferase subunit, whose translation MSSQSPSNSSISTDQASPGGNPAAAFGPNEWLVDEIYQQYLQDPSSVDRAWWDFFADYKPGTSGTADKPLPDVAAAVTPAPVATAPAQPAAPAPAAAPAAPAQPAAAAPAPAKAAPAAAAPAAPAKAAPAKPAAAPAKTAEATEAPEGPEYVTLRGPSAAVAKNMNASLELPTATSVRAVPVKLLFDNRIVINNHLKRARGGKISFTHLIGYAMVQALKAMPSMNHSFTVKDGKPTLVKPEHINLGLAIDLVKPNGDRQLVVAAIKKAETLNFFEFWQAYEDIVRRARIGKLGMDDFTGVTASLTNPGGIGTVHSVPRLMPGQGLIMGVGAMDYPAEFQGTSQDTLNKLGISKVMTLTSTYDHRVIQGAASGEFLRVLSQLLLGQNEFYDEIFKALRIPYEPVRWLTDIDASHDSDVTKAARVFELIHSYRVRGHVMADTDPLEYRQRKHPDLDITEHGLTLWDLERDFAVGGFAGKSMMKLRDILGVLRESYCRTTGIEFMHIQDPKQRKWLQDRVERPRAQQPEREEQLRILRRLNAAEAFETFLQTKYVGQKRFSLEGGESVIPLLDAVIDSAAEARLDEVVIGMAHRGRLNVLANIVGKSYAQIFREFEGNLDPRSMHGSGDVKYHLGAEGTFTGLDGEQIKVSLAANPSHLEAVDPVLEGIARAKQDIINKGGTDFTVLPVALHGDAAFAGQGVVAETLNMSQLRGYRTGGTVHVVINNQVGFTAAPESSRSSMYATDVARMIEAPIIHVNGDDPEAVVRVARLAFEFRQAFNKDVVIDLICYRRRGHNEGDNPEFTNPQMYTLIDKKRSVRKLYTESLIGRGDITLEEAEQALQDFQGQLEKVFAEVREATSQPPAPHVPEPQAAFPVSVDTAVSAEVVKRIAESQVNIPEQITVHPRLMPQMQRRAASVENGTIDWGMGETLAIGSLLMEGTPVRLAGQDTRRGTFGQRHAVLVDQVTGEDYTPLLYLTDDQARYNVYDSLLSEYAAMGFEYGYSLARPESLVVWEAQFGDFVNGAQTVVDEFISSAEQKWGQTSGVTLLLPHGYEGQGPDHSSARPERFLQMCAQDNMTVAMPTLPSNYFHLLRWQVHNPHHKPLIVFTPKSMLRLKAAASKIEEFTTGGFRPVIGDASVKPEDVRKVVFCAGKLYYDLDAEREKRGDTETAIIRLERLYPLPGAELQAEIAKYPNAEKYLWAQEEPANQGAWPFIALNLIDHLDLAVGADIPHGERLRRISRPHGSSPAVGSAKRHQAEQAQLVAEVFEA comes from the coding sequence CGGCGGACAAGCCCCTTCCCGACGTCGCGGCCGCGGTGACCCCGGCCCCGGTCGCCACCGCCCCGGCCCAGCCCGCGGCACCGGCTCCGGCCGCCGCGCCCGCCGCCCCGGCCCAGCCCGCCGCCGCCGCTCCGGCGCCCGCGAAGGCCGCCCCCGCCGCCGCTGCTCCGGCAGCCCCGGCGAAGGCCGCCCCCGCGAAGCCCGCCGCGGCCCCGGCGAAGACCGCCGAGGCGACCGAGGCCCCGGAGGGTCCGGAGTACGTGACGCTGCGCGGCCCCTCCGCCGCCGTCGCGAAGAACATGAACGCCTCGCTGGAGCTGCCGACGGCCACGTCCGTCCGCGCCGTCCCGGTGAAGCTGCTCTTCGACAACCGCATCGTCATCAACAACCACCTCAAGCGCGCCCGCGGCGGGAAGATCTCCTTCACGCACCTCATCGGGTACGCGATGGTGCAGGCCCTCAAGGCCATGCCGTCGATGAACCACTCCTTCACGGTCAAGGACGGCAAGCCGACCCTGGTCAAGCCGGAGCACATCAACCTCGGCCTGGCCATCGACCTGGTGAAGCCCAACGGTGACCGCCAGCTCGTCGTCGCGGCCATCAAGAAGGCCGAGACGCTCAACTTCTTCGAGTTCTGGCAGGCGTACGAGGACATCGTCCGGCGTGCCCGCATCGGCAAGCTCGGCATGGACGACTTCACCGGGGTCACCGCCTCGCTGACCAACCCCGGCGGCATCGGCACGGTCCACTCCGTGCCCCGCCTGATGCCCGGCCAGGGCCTCATCATGGGCGTCGGCGCGATGGACTACCCGGCGGAGTTCCAGGGCACCTCGCAGGACACCCTCAACAAGCTCGGTATCTCGAAGGTCATGACCCTGACCTCGACGTACGACCACCGGGTCATCCAGGGCGCCGCCTCCGGCGAGTTCCTGCGCGTCCTGAGCCAGCTGCTGCTCGGCCAGAACGAGTTCTACGACGAGATCTTCAAGGCGCTGCGCATCCCCTACGAGCCGGTCCGCTGGCTCACGGACATCGACGCCTCGCACGACAGCGACGTCACCAAGGCCGCCCGCGTCTTCGAGCTCATCCACTCCTACCGGGTGCGCGGCCACGTCATGGCCGACACCGACCCGCTGGAGTACCGCCAGCGCAAGCACCCCGACCTCGACATCACCGAGCACGGCCTCACCCTGTGGGACCTGGAGCGGGACTTCGCGGTCGGCGGCTTCGCCGGCAAGTCGATGATGAAGCTGCGCGACATCCTCGGGGTGCTGCGCGAGTCGTACTGCCGCACCACCGGCATCGAGTTCATGCACATCCAGGACCCGAAGCAGCGCAAGTGGCTCCAGGACCGGGTCGAGCGCCCGCGCGCCCAGCAGCCCGAGCGCGAGGAGCAGCTGCGCATCCTGCGCCGGCTGAACGCCGCCGAGGCGTTCGAGACGTTCCTGCAGACCAAGTACGTCGGCCAGAAGCGGTTCTCGCTGGAGGGCGGCGAGTCCGTCATCCCGCTGCTCGACGCGGTCATCGACTCCGCCGCCGAGGCCCGCCTCGACGAGGTCGTCATCGGCATGGCCCACCGCGGCCGGCTGAACGTGCTGGCGAACATCGTCGGCAAGTCGTACGCGCAGATCTTCCGCGAGTTCGAGGGCAACCTCGACCCGCGCTCCATGCACGGCTCCGGCGACGTCAAGTACCACCTGGGCGCCGAGGGCACCTTCACCGGTCTGGACGGCGAGCAGATCAAGGTCTCGCTGGCCGCCAACCCCTCCCACCTGGAGGCGGTCGACCCGGTCCTGGAGGGCATCGCCCGCGCCAAGCAGGACATCATCAACAAGGGCGGCACGGACTTCACCGTCCTGCCCGTCGCGCTCCACGGCGACGCGGCCTTCGCGGGCCAGGGCGTCGTCGCCGAGACGCTCAACATGTCGCAGCTGCGCGGCTACCGCACCGGCGGCACCGTGCACGTGGTGATCAACAACCAGGTCGGCTTCACCGCCGCCCCGGAGTCCTCGCGCTCCTCGATGTACGCCACCGACGTGGCGCGCATGATCGAGGCGCCGATCATCCACGTCAACGGCGACGACCCGGAGGCCGTGGTCCGCGTGGCGCGGCTCGCCTTCGAGTTCCGGCAGGCGTTCAACAAGGACGTCGTGATCGACCTCATCTGCTACCGCCGCCGCGGTCACAACGAGGGCGACAACCCGGAGTTCACCAACCCGCAGATGTACACGCTGATCGACAAGAAGCGCTCGGTGCGCAAGCTCTACACCGAGTCCCTCATCGGTCGCGGCGACATCACGCTGGAAGAGGCGGAGCAGGCGCTCCAGGACTTCCAGGGTCAGCTGGAGAAGGTCTTCGCGGAGGTCCGCGAGGCCACCTCGCAGCCGCCCGCCCCGCACGTCCCGGAGCCGCAGGCCGCGTTCCCGGTGTCCGTCGACACGGCGGTCTCCGCCGAGGTCGTCAAGCGGATCGCCGAGTCCCAGGTCAACATCCCCGAGCAGATCACCGTCCACCCCCGCCTGATGCCGCAGATGCAGCGTCGCGCGGCCTCGGTGGAGAACGGCACGATCGACTGGGGCATGGGCGAGACGCTCGCCATCGGTTCGCTGCTGATGGAGGGCACCCCGGTCCGGCTCGCCGGCCAGGACACCCGCCGCGGCACGTTCGGGCAGCGCCACGCGGTGCTGGTCGACCAGGTGACGGGCGAGGACTACACCCCGCTGCTGTACCTCACCGACGACCAGGCCCGGTACAACGTCTACGACTCGCTGCTCTCCGAGTACGCGGCGATGGGCTTCGAGTACGGCTACTCGCTGGCCCGTCCCGAGTCGCTGGTCGTCTGGGAGGCCCAGTTCGGTGACTTCGTCAACGGCGCGCAGACCGTCGTGGACGAGTTCATCTCCTCGGCCGAGCAGAAGTGGGGCCAGACCTCCGGCGTCACGCTGCTGCTGCCGCACGGCTACGAGGGCCAGGGCCCGGACCACTCGTCCGCCCGCCCGGAGCGCTTCCTCCAGATGTGCGCGCAGGACAACATGACGGTCGCGATGCCGACCCTGCCGTCGAACTACTTCCACCTGCTGCGCTGGCAGGTGCACAACCCGCACCACAAGCCGCTGATCGTCTTCACCCCGAAGTCGATGCTGCGTCTGAAGGCCGCGGCGTCGAAGATCGAGGAGTTCACCACCGGCGGTTTCCGTCCGGTGATCGGCGACGCGTCGGTCAAGCCCGAGGACGTCCGCAAGGTCGTCTTCTGCGCGGGCAAGCTGTACTACGACCTGGACGCCGAGCGGGAGAAGCGCGGCGACACGGAGACGGCCATCATCCGGCTGGAGCGCCTGTACCCGCTGCCGGGTGCGGAGCTCCAGGCCGAGATCGCCAAGTACCCGAACGCCGAGAAGTACCTCTGGGCCCAGGAGGAGCCGGCGAACCAGGGTGCGTGGCCGTTCATCGCGCTCAACCTGATCGACCACCTGGACCTGGCCGTCGGCGCCGACATCCCGCACGGTGAGCGCCTGCGCCGCATCTCGCGGCCGCACGGCTCGTCCCCGGCGGTCGGCTCGGCCAAGCGCCACCAGGCCGAGCAGGCCCAGCTGGTCGCCGAGGTCTTCGAGGCCTGA